A single window of Bos javanicus breed banteng chromosome 19, ARS-OSU_banteng_1.0, whole genome shotgun sequence DNA harbors:
- the KRT12 gene encoding keratin, type I cytoskeletal 12 codes for MSLSVRTSGLPQWLSSQSGTLGRARGMSASSIGSGYGGSAFGFGGNSGGGFSAASMFGSSSGFGSSSGVGSSSGFGGACGSSFAGGLGAGYGGAGGGGFGGLGIGFGGSSGGGSLGILPGIDGGLISGSEKETMKNLNDRLASYLDKVRALEEANTDLETKIREWYETRGSGTGDPGSQNDYSKYYPLIEDLRNKIISANIENAQLILQIDNARLAADDFRMKYENELALCQNVEADINGLRRVLDELTLARADLETQIETLNEELAYLKKNHEEELQSCRAGGPGQVSVEMDAAPGVDLTRLLNDMRAQYETIAEQNRKDAEAWFIEKSGELRKEISSNTEQLQSSKSEVTDLRRALQNLEIELQSQLAMKKSLEDSLAETEGDYCGQLSQVQQLIGSLEEQLLQVRADAERQSADYQRLLNVKARLELEIETYRRLLDGEAQGDSLVESSYVTASTSQAPSTDSSKDPNKARKIKTIVQEVVNGEVVSSQVKEIEELM; via the exons ATGTCCCTCTCTGTGCGCACCTCTGGGCTGCCTCAGTGGCTGTCCTCCCAGAGTGGGACCCTGGGCAGAGCCAGGGGCATGTCTGCCTCGAGCATTGGAAGCGGCTATGGGGGCAGCGCCTTTGGCTTCGGAGGCAACTCTGGAGGAGGCTTTTCTGCTgcttccatgtttggttctagtTCTGGCTTTGGTTCTAGTTCTGGCGTTGGTTCTAGTTCTGGCTTTGGTGGTGCCTGTGGAAGTTCCTTTGCAGGAGGATTGGGTGCTGGTTatggaggagctgggggagggggctttGGAGGCCTGGGGATTGGATTTGGAGGAAGCTCAGGAGGGGGCTCTCTAGGGATTCTCCCTGGCATCGATGGAGGCCTTATTTCTGgatcagaaaaggaaaccatgaaaAATCTTAACGACAGATTGGCTTCCTATCTGGATAAGGTTCGAGCTCTAGAGGAGGCTAACACTGATCTAGAAACCAAAATTCGAGAGTGGTATGAAACACGAGGCTCTGGGACTGGAGACCCGGGGTCACAGAATGATTACAGTAAATATTATCCATTGATTGAAGACCTCAGGAATAAG ATCATTTCTGCCAACATCGAAAATGCCCAGCTCATCTTGCAGATCGACAATGCAAGACTGGCTGCCGATGACTTCAGAATGAA ATACGAAAACGAGCTGGCCCTGTGTCAGAATGTGGAGGCTGACATCAACGGCCTGCGCAGGGTGCTGGACGAGCTGACCCTGGCCAGAGCCGACCTGGAGACGCAGATTGAGACCCTGAATGAGGAGCTGGCCTACCTGAAGAAGAACCACGAGGAG GAGCTCCAAAGCTGCCGGGCCGGCGGCCCAGGCCAGGTCAGCGTAGAAATGGACGCTGCCCCTGGAGTGGACCTCACCAGACTCCTCAACGACATGCGGGCGCAGTATGAAACCATCGCTGAGCAGAACCGGAAGGATGCGGAGGCCTGGTTCATTGAAAAG AGTGGGGAGCTCAGGAAGGAGATTAGCAGCAACACGGAGCAGCTTCAGTCCAGCAAGAGTGAGGTCACCGACCTGCGGCGCGCGCTTCAAAACCTGGAGATAGAGCTCCAGTCCCAGCTCGCCATG AAGAAATCCCTGGAGGACTCGCTGGCTGAAACCGAGGGCGACTACTGCGGCCAGCTGTCCCAGGTGCAGCAGCTCATCGGCAGCCTGGAGGAGCAGCTGCTGCAGGTGCGCGCCGACGCCGAGCGCCAGAGCGCCGACTACCAGCGGCTGCTGAACGTCAAGGCCCGCCTGGAGCTGGAAATTGAGACCTACCGCCGCCTGCTGGACGGCGAGGCCCAAGG TGACTCTCTGGTGGAAAGTTCATATGTGACAGCCTCCACATCTCAAGCACCATCAACTGATTCCTCTAAAG ACCCTAACAAAGCCCGGAAAATCAAGACAATTGTGCAGGAAGTGGTGAATGGTGAGGTGGTCTCatcccaagttaaggaaattGAAGAACTGATGTAA